From one Stieleria sp. JC731 genomic stretch:
- a CDS encoding helix-turn-helix domain-containing protein produces the protein MNSPIQLPVDTFPVERPLLRQRPRDAKLSVGGQSSSLPVFVAGEENRLVSFVCQSDVSIWASGPLLLIGPEGSGKTTIALHLAARCSAEASLADDSSAVKFLSAVDFARDYAEAIAADDLPPLRDTIDKAAVLVIDDLHLIAGKTAAQDELTIRIDQRISLGAPTILTSRRLPTETRSIRPQLASRSVIGLTIPIAYPQGSSRTSILREYALLRGVEISDEQIGLLDAGLRPDIAARNLDGAIKQIDLHCRMSQAAVDVAALQSAINAAGAQNDVDLGKITRTVAKIWGHRTRDLRSGSRKQSVVRARSLAMLLARRMTPCSLDKIGEYFGGRDHSTVLHAIRKTETLLESDTDLSRIMHEAKEKLAA, from the coding sequence GTGAACTCGCCCATCCAACTTCCCGTCGATACCTTCCCGGTAGAACGGCCGTTGCTTCGTCAACGACCGCGGGATGCGAAATTGTCGGTTGGTGGGCAATCCTCTTCACTGCCGGTTTTTGTTGCTGGTGAAGAGAACCGATTGGTTTCCTTTGTCTGTCAGTCTGATGTTTCCATCTGGGCCAGTGGACCGCTGCTTTTGATCGGACCGGAAGGCTCGGGCAAAACCACGATCGCGTTGCACTTGGCCGCCCGCTGTTCGGCCGAAGCTTCGCTGGCCGACGATTCGTCGGCCGTGAAGTTTTTGTCAGCTGTCGATTTTGCTCGTGACTATGCCGAAGCGATCGCTGCGGATGACCTGCCGCCTTTGCGAGACACGATTGACAAAGCCGCTGTGCTGGTGATCGATGATTTGCATTTGATTGCCGGCAAAACAGCAGCCCAAGACGAATTGACCATCCGCATCGATCAGCGGATTTCGCTAGGTGCGCCGACGATTCTTACCAGTCGACGGCTACCGACTGAAACGCGATCCATTCGCCCACAACTGGCATCTCGCTCGGTGATTGGGCTGACGATTCCGATCGCCTATCCGCAAGGCTCAAGCCGCACTTCGATTCTGCGTGAATATGCCTTATTACGCGGTGTTGAAATCAGCGACGAACAAATCGGTTTGCTCGACGCCGGGCTACGACCCGACATAGCAGCTCGCAATTTGGACGGAGCAATCAAACAGATCGATCTGCACTGTCGAATGAGCCAGGCCGCGGTTGATGTCGCTGCGCTTCAATCGGCTATCAACGCGGCCGGTGCCCAAAACGACGTCGACTTGGGAAAGATCACCCGAACGGTTGCAAAGATTTGGGGCCATCGGACTCGTGATCTGCGTAGTGGCTCGCGAAAGCAGTCGGTCGTCCGAGCTCGTTCACTGGCGATGTTACTGGCCCGTCGAATGACGCCCTGTAGCTTGGACAAGATCGGTGAATACTTTGGCGGTCGCGACCATTCCACCGTGCTGCACGCGATTCGCAAGACCGAAACGCTGCTCGAAAGCGATACGGACCTCAGCCGCATCATGCATGAAGCGAAAGAAAAGCTCGCTGCGTAG
- a CDS encoding cysteine desulfurase family protein: MIYLDNNATTAMDPAVVDAITSELQRGPQNASSLHALGRSASERLDAAILKIGKLLGADLSQPGGPRLILTSGGTEANNLALAGLGEPNSPLIVSSIEHASVLQFAERERQRGRQVGFIKAKADGQIDLLSFDNLLDEFSKPVVSVMSANNETGVIQPIDRVAELCRSAGAILHVDATQSVGKTQLSIEQLGAAAITITPHKFHGPQGIGALLLSAGTKVRPALFGGEQQLLSRPGTEPIALVIGMAKAAELAVENLSTNCQSIVSLRDRLEQLLCENIAGMVVHGSDVSRLPNTSCVSVPGVDRQSILMALDFAQVACSSGSACSSGSSPPSHVLTAMGCDQWAIESAIRFSVSRFSTMQEINEAGERICRIYNKLRS; the protein is encoded by the coding sequence ATGATCTACCTTGATAACAACGCGACGACGGCGATGGATCCGGCCGTCGTCGACGCGATCACGTCCGAATTGCAGCGGGGCCCACAAAACGCTTCAAGCCTGCATGCGTTGGGTCGTTCCGCGAGTGAACGTCTCGATGCCGCCATTTTGAAAATAGGGAAACTACTGGGCGCCGATCTTTCCCAGCCCGGCGGCCCAAGATTGATCCTCACCAGTGGCGGAACGGAAGCAAACAACCTCGCTCTTGCCGGCCTCGGCGAACCTAATTCGCCACTGATTGTCAGCTCGATCGAACACGCCAGTGTGCTGCAATTTGCCGAACGAGAACGTCAACGTGGCCGTCAAGTCGGTTTCATCAAAGCGAAAGCTGATGGCCAGATTGATTTGCTGTCATTTGATAATTTGCTCGATGAGTTCTCGAAACCGGTCGTTTCGGTCATGTCAGCCAACAACGAGACCGGGGTCATCCAGCCGATCGATCGAGTTGCCGAGCTTTGTCGCAGTGCCGGTGCGATTCTGCATGTCGATGCGACCCAATCTGTTGGCAAAACCCAACTGTCCATCGAACAACTCGGAGCGGCCGCGATAACAATCACTCCACACAAGTTTCATGGTCCGCAAGGGATCGGTGCTCTTCTTTTGTCTGCGGGGACGAAAGTCAGACCGGCCCTTTTTGGTGGTGAACAACAACTCCTTTCTCGGCCGGGGACAGAGCCCATCGCGTTGGTCATCGGGATGGCTAAAGCCGCTGAACTGGCTGTGGAAAACCTGTCGACGAACTGTCAGTCGATAGTCAGCCTTCGTGACCGTTTGGAGCAGCTACTGTGCGAGAACATCGCGGGAATGGTGGTTCACGGATCGGATGTAAGTCGTTTGCCAAATACGAGTTGCGTTTCCGTTCCGGGCGTGGACAGGCAGTCCATTTTGATGGCTTTGGACTTTGCACAAGTCGCCTGTAGCAGCGGATCGGCCTGCAGCAGCGGAAGTAGCCCTCCGAGCCACGTTTTGACGGCAATGGGGTGCGATCAGTGGGCGATTGAGAGTGCAATTCGGTTCAGTGTCAGCCGGTTTTCCACGATGCAAGAAATCAATGAAGCTGGCGAACGTATCTGTCGTATTTACAACAAGTTAAGATCGTAA
- the scpB gene encoding SMC-Scp complex subunit ScpB — translation MGQASPVGRRKPLRSWSLGAEEGFTGDVFHHSVYAMQHFQSHRNPLQPSSVAANWLASANVAGSHDRCRRPYSVVQPSFGDGGDVHAGSAAESGLGTGDGSRPGSDEDEDPIARRMRAEAVLLLAKAPLTTRKLAQLAHLADGTEARTLVRQLNQLYDELGRAIRIEQVAGGYRMLSRAAYAPWLGRLEHLPSAIRLSSPMMETLAVVAYRGPVSRADVEAIRGVACGELLRQLMERDLIRISGRSEELGRPYLYDTTKQFLEVFGLPSTDALPPIDWNPLQDDSVDPDPESSTSNFDLK, via the coding sequence ATGGGCCAAGCGTCGCCAGTTGGACGACGTAAACCGTTAAGATCATGGTCGCTCGGTGCGGAAGAAGGCTTCACAGGCGACGTTTTTCACCACTCAGTCTACGCGATGCAGCATTTTCAGTCGCACCGAAATCCGCTTCAACCTTCGTCAGTGGCGGCGAATTGGCTGGCGTCAGCGAATGTGGCCGGATCGCATGACCGTTGTCGACGACCCTACAGTGTCGTTCAGCCCTCATTTGGCGACGGGGGCGATGTCCATGCGGGGAGTGCAGCCGAAAGTGGACTTGGGACAGGTGACGGTAGTCGACCAGGAAGCGATGAAGATGAGGATCCGATCGCACGCCGAATGCGTGCCGAAGCGGTCCTGTTACTAGCCAAAGCTCCGCTAACAACGCGGAAACTGGCCCAATTGGCTCACTTGGCGGACGGTACCGAGGCTCGTACACTTGTCCGCCAATTGAATCAACTTTACGACGAACTGGGCAGAGCGATCCGAATCGAGCAGGTGGCCGGTGGCTATCGGATGCTGTCTCGGGCAGCTTATGCTCCGTGGCTTGGCCGACTTGAACATTTGCCTTCAGCAATTCGGTTATCATCGCCGATGATGGAGACGCTGGCTGTTGTTGCCTACCGAGGTCCGGTTTCACGCGCTGACGTGGAAGCGATTCGCGGTGTGGCGTGCGGCGAGTTGTTGCGACAGTTGATGGAACGCGATTTAATTCGAATTTCTGGACGGAGCGAAGAGCTCGGCCGACCGTATCTATACGATACAACGAAACAGTTTTTGGAAGTCTTCGGGCTTCCTTCCACCGACGCATTACCACCGATCGATTGGAATCCACTACAGGATGACTCTGTCGACCCGGACCCCGAATCATCGACTTCAAATTTCGACCTCAAGTAA
- the hemA gene encoding glutamyl-tRNA reductase, producing MQLQMIGCSHHDTAVEFRERVAFTSDQVGSALNEFRRRFPNGELVLISTCNRTELYTTVDDSGSPDRDAVISFIAEQHAMPTDEIMDQMIFRSGHEAIEHLFTVASSLDSMVIGESQILSQVKQAYELACQLGSAGPLTHAVFQGANHAAKRVQTETEIHRRRVSVPSVAVGEVVPEVFDSLVGKRVLICGAGEMGEETLRYLIQAGANNVVVLNRSIERAQKLAEAFNVSFAPWDTFLDQVTQADLIVGTTAATEPILTRQQFETLRAKRKDRVLLALDLAVPRDFDAGLDDFPNLYLYQIDDLQAACQRNRHEREKEWPKAQRIITEETKRLLADLNHRATGPVIKRLREQAQQIKQDELDRLLPKLESLGGEPALRSEIEKSLDRIINKLLHPPLASLKEDAAEGHQKGLVKALRELFRLD from the coding sequence ATGCAGCTGCAGATGATTGGATGCAGCCACCACGATACGGCCGTTGAGTTTCGCGAGCGGGTGGCATTTACGAGCGATCAAGTCGGTTCAGCACTAAACGAATTCCGCCGGCGTTTTCCCAATGGCGAACTCGTGCTGATTAGCACATGCAATAGGACCGAGTTGTATACCACGGTTGATGATAGCGGTTCCCCGGACCGTGATGCCGTGATCTCGTTTATTGCCGAACAACATGCGATGCCGACCGATGAGATCATGGATCAAATGATCTTTCGCAGCGGTCACGAGGCGATCGAGCATCTTTTCACCGTCGCGTCCAGTTTGGACAGCATGGTGATCGGCGAATCGCAGATTCTTTCGCAGGTGAAGCAGGCTTATGAATTGGCATGTCAGCTTGGATCTGCCGGGCCACTAACCCATGCGGTATTCCAAGGGGCCAATCATGCTGCGAAGCGGGTCCAAACGGAAACCGAAATCCATCGCCGCCGCGTCAGCGTTCCCAGCGTTGCTGTCGGCGAAGTCGTGCCCGAGGTGTTCGACAGTCTCGTCGGCAAACGGGTGCTCATTTGCGGTGCCGGCGAAATGGGTGAAGAGACACTTCGCTATCTCATTCAAGCGGGCGCCAATAATGTCGTCGTGTTAAATCGGAGCATCGAGCGTGCTCAAAAATTGGCCGAAGCCTTCAATGTTTCCTTCGCCCCATGGGACACGTTCCTTGATCAAGTCACCCAGGCTGATTTGATTGTTGGTACCACGGCGGCGACCGAACCGATCCTGACTCGTCAGCAGTTTGAAACGCTGCGAGCGAAACGCAAAGACCGCGTTTTGTTGGCGTTGGACTTGGCTGTCCCCCGTGACTTCGACGCCGGCCTGGATGACTTCCCCAACCTGTACCTGTACCAAATCGATGACTTGCAAGCGGCATGTCAACGAAACCGTCATGAACGGGAAAAGGAATGGCCAAAAGCCCAACGGATCATCACCGAAGAAACCAAGCGGCTACTTGCGGACCTGAACCACCGAGCGACCGGTCCGGTCATCAAGCGACTTCGCGAACAGGCACAGCAAATCAAGCAAGACGAGCTTGATCGGTTGCTTCCGAAATTGGAATCGCTTGGCGGCGAACCGGCTTTGCGTAGCGAGATCGAGAAGAGTCTGGATCGTATCATCAACAAACTGCTGCACCCGCCGTTGGCATCGCTAAAAGAAGATGCCGCTGAAGGCCATCAGAAAGGCCTTGTCAAAGCGTTGCGAGAACTGTTTCGCTTGGACTGA
- a CDS encoding cytochrome c biogenesis protein CcsA produces MLEILHKISVACFFTSYLLAYALELSRLVVSFGARSAIVLVMMALGLFTQISFLFLRVIDVPVDEKLGLLSSWAEWSLLLALGLAIFFTVAYIRRSDTIISLFFLPLILLTIGLGVFVGGWERFSRDHATDVWGSIHGFAMMVGTGSVLIGFLAGVMYLVQSRRLKMKRAGGTRFRLPTLETLDRANRQSLLVSTISVAIGTIAGMIMNLNENYRMVWSDSGIILSLVLLVWLCVAAATEFFYRPASRGRKAFYMTLASLGFLLLALFGVVFSSHGVS; encoded by the coding sequence GTGTTAGAAATCCTGCACAAGATTTCCGTCGCCTGTTTCTTCACCAGTTATCTGCTCGCCTATGCCCTCGAGCTTTCAAGACTGGTTGTAAGTTTCGGTGCGCGCTCGGCGATCGTCTTGGTCATGATGGCGCTTGGCCTATTCACCCAGATCAGTTTTTTGTTTCTGCGTGTGATCGACGTCCCGGTCGATGAAAAGCTTGGCTTACTATCCAGCTGGGCGGAGTGGTCATTGTTACTGGCTCTGGGACTAGCGATTTTCTTCACCGTCGCCTACATCCGCCGCAGCGACACCATTATCAGCCTGTTTTTTCTGCCCTTGATTCTGCTGACGATCGGGCTGGGCGTTTTCGTCGGAGGCTGGGAACGATTTTCCCGTGACCACGCGACAGACGTATGGGGATCGATTCACGGTTTCGCGATGATGGTTGGCACCGGGTCAGTGCTGATCGGATTTCTTGCCGGCGTGATGTATTTGGTTCAATCCAGACGCTTAAAGATGAAACGTGCCGGGGGAACTCGATTTCGATTGCCCACCCTCGAAACGCTCGATCGTGCCAACCGGCAATCGTTGTTGGTCAGCACGATTTCCGTCGCCATCGGAACGATCGCCGGGATGATCATGAACCTGAACGAGAATTACCGGATGGTATGGTCCGACAGCGGCATCATCTTAAGTCTGGTACTTCTGGTTTGGCTCTGTGTGGCCGCGGCGACCGAATTCTTCTATCGCCCGGCTAGTCGTGGGCGAAAGGCTTTTTACATGACCCTGGCTAGCCTGGGATTCTTGCTGCTAGCGCTTTTCGGCGTGGTCTTTAGTTCGCACGGGGTGAGCTGA
- a CDS encoding ComEC/Rec2 family competence protein, translating into MQRNSDQAATSARIADQFHFDLLWSPCESLHRYPALVVLVLAITGILLDRATFWSLPTSLVRWGCLVLAVIVVVEVTRRHIARPSARQTLRYLASAIGVIGLFATWHAFLEQQYRSASILKLLDREAYPVIVQGTLDGRVVLRSRPGFGNQAMTYTSELMIDVDRYRNSEQLVSIDGRVLVRVDGDLSHHRPGDRLEIYGWLRPFDQPTNPGEPDLRSNYRRRGLHCRIDTKNAQSVVLLSPSRDIINRTIASIGDIGRDSLIRYTGSQTGPLALALVLGQRELVDQTTRDQLLTTGTAHLLSVSGMHLAILVMFVSWAVAAAGINPTPRFIVIVSLSAFYVAMTGGRPPVLRAAVLVGVFLLAGCFRRTSQPLNTLAFAAILLLVKNPLNLFAPGVHLSFLAVITLMLAARSAMTLPLSFAKQRENQRQENFDRLIENSAGLWKKTIKLIFGFVGQLAWMSTCVTAVALPYVWAQFHLISLISVLTNVLVWMGLAFALPAGVIVVILDPIAPWLATMPAAVCEYSLRYMSTVIAWAASIPGGHYWLPSPTSISIGAFYVGLAMTLFVKLRWGRVCRFAWIGFWVAVNVVLVTRVSPFPESMIETTFIDVGHGTSVIVRTADRRIWLYDCGRLGNYEGNCRPIDTALWSMGITQLDGVFLSHADADHYNALPALLERFKVKQIITPPGMLRRSEKQLRDLDNAIDNAAVPVVEVCSDQTISERNALVDCFEVLHPPLSGVHGSDNANSLVLKLVHAGVPVILPGDLEPPGTELLVDGSRPPPGGIMMAPHHGSLRMKAEMVLAWARPQETIVSGGKRSRSVEVQQMLSQTGSGVHVTAKLGAVRVRLDRNANTEIRSWLCDPW; encoded by the coding sequence GTGCAACGGAATTCTGACCAAGCGGCTACTTCGGCAAGGATCGCTGATCAATTCCATTTCGATCTTCTTTGGTCGCCTTGCGAGTCCCTGCATCGCTATCCGGCACTTGTCGTCTTGGTGCTAGCGATCACCGGCATTCTTCTGGACCGTGCGACCTTTTGGTCGTTGCCAACCAGTCTGGTTCGATGGGGATGCCTTGTCTTGGCCGTGATCGTTGTTGTCGAAGTCACGCGGCGGCATATCGCCCGTCCGTCAGCCCGACAAACGCTTCGCTACCTTGCCAGTGCTATCGGCGTGATCGGATTGTTTGCCACTTGGCATGCGTTTCTGGAACAACAGTATCGATCCGCTTCCATCTTGAAGCTGCTTGATAGGGAAGCCTATCCCGTGATTGTTCAAGGAACGCTTGATGGTCGAGTGGTACTGCGAAGTCGGCCTGGTTTCGGAAATCAAGCGATGACCTACACCAGCGAATTGATGATCGACGTTGATCGCTATCGAAACAGCGAACAACTGGTCTCGATCGATGGTAGAGTGCTAGTTCGTGTTGACGGCGATTTAAGCCACCATCGTCCCGGCGACCGTCTAGAAATCTATGGTTGGCTGCGGCCATTTGATCAACCGACAAACCCTGGTGAACCCGACCTGCGTTCAAACTATCGGCGTCGAGGTCTGCATTGCCGTATCGATACCAAGAACGCGCAATCGGTGGTCCTGCTAAGCCCATCTCGTGACATTATCAATCGCACGATCGCGTCCATCGGCGACATCGGCCGTGATTCATTGATTCGATACACTGGGTCGCAAACCGGGCCGTTGGCTTTGGCACTGGTCTTAGGTCAACGCGAACTGGTTGACCAGACAACTCGTGACCAACTACTAACGACGGGGACGGCGCATCTATTGTCGGTCAGTGGGATGCACTTGGCGATCTTGGTCATGTTCGTGTCTTGGGCTGTCGCCGCTGCGGGGATCAATCCGACACCGCGTTTTATCGTCATCGTTTCACTGAGTGCATTTTATGTTGCGATGACGGGTGGGCGTCCGCCTGTCTTACGAGCCGCGGTCCTGGTTGGCGTTTTCTTGTTGGCGGGATGTTTTCGGCGAACGAGCCAACCACTCAATACGCTCGCCTTTGCCGCGATTTTGTTGCTCGTTAAGAATCCGCTAAATCTGTTTGCCCCCGGCGTCCATCTTTCGTTTTTGGCTGTGATTACGTTGATGTTGGCAGCCCGTTCGGCGATGACACTTCCGCTGTCTTTTGCGAAGCAACGTGAAAATCAACGTCAAGAAAACTTTGATCGGTTGATCGAAAATTCAGCCGGCCTATGGAAGAAAACGATCAAGCTGATCTTCGGATTCGTTGGTCAACTGGCGTGGATGAGTACCTGCGTAACGGCTGTAGCATTGCCTTATGTTTGGGCCCAATTCCATTTGATCTCTTTGATCAGTGTCTTGACCAATGTGCTGGTCTGGATGGGGCTCGCGTTCGCCCTGCCGGCTGGCGTTATCGTGGTGATTCTAGATCCTATCGCACCATGGCTGGCGACGATGCCGGCAGCGGTGTGTGAGTACTCGCTGCGTTATATGTCAACAGTTATCGCTTGGGCGGCTTCGATTCCCGGTGGCCATTATTGGTTGCCGTCGCCAACGTCGATCAGCATCGGTGCTTTTTATGTTGGTCTAGCAATGACGTTGTTTGTGAAGCTCCGCTGGGGACGGGTTTGTCGGTTTGCATGGATTGGGTTTTGGGTCGCGGTCAACGTCGTCTTGGTCACACGCGTTTCACCGTTTCCCGAATCAATGATCGAAACGACCTTTATTGACGTCGGACATGGGACCAGCGTCATTGTTCGTACTGCCGACCGGCGCATCTGGCTGTATGACTGTGGGAGGCTGGGCAACTATGAAGGAAATTGTCGACCGATCGATACCGCCTTGTGGTCGATGGGGATCACGCAACTTGATGGTGTCTTTCTATCACATGCCGATGCTGATCATTACAACGCTTTGCCGGCCTTGCTTGAACGCTTCAAGGTTAAGCAGATCATCACGCCACCAGGAATGCTGCGTCGATCGGAAAAACAATTGCGTGATTTGGACAACGCGATCGACAATGCAGCCGTTCCGGTGGTCGAAGTTTGTTCCGATCAAACGATTTCCGAACGTAACGCTCTGGTTGATTGTTTCGAAGTTCTGCACCCTCCGCTGTCCGGTGTTCATGGCAGCGACAACGCGAACAGCTTGGTGTTGAAATTGGTGCATGCCGGAGTACCGGTCATCCTGCCGGGTGATCTAGAACCTCCGGGGACGGAGTTACTGGTCGACGGATCAAGGCCTCCGCCTGGTGGAATCATGATGGCCCCGCATCATGGCAGTTTGCGGATGAAAGCTGAAATGGTGCTCGCCTGGGCCCGGCCTCAAGAGACGATCGTCAGTGGCGGAAAGCGGTCTCGATCGGTGGAGGTTCAGCAAATGCTTTCTCAAACCGGCAGTGGGGTCCATGTCACGGCCAAACTTGGCGCGGTACGCGTCCGGCTCGATAGGAATGCAAATACCGAAATACGTTCCTGGTTGTGCGACCCTTGGTAG
- a CDS encoding prolyl oligopeptidase family serine peptidase, with amino-acid sequence MKYLPTVPLACLLAFGLTSPVPAQNANNKLVYPSTNTVDVSDTYHGISVADPYRWLEDTESDQTRQWIEAENKVTQDYLQALPGREDMRERLEKLWNYERYGIPTRRGDRYFYSHNDGLQNQSVFYTADALDAPRKVLIDPNNLSDDGTVALASTAITKDGTLVAYGLADGGSDWRTWKVRDVATGKDLEDEVRWVKFSGVAWLPDNSGFFYSRYDAPVEGSELLSTNENQKMYFHRLGTSQDDDQLILSRPDHPKWGFSPVVTEDGRYLVIHNWKGSEPKSQVFIKRLDQEDSEVKPLITGFDAEYNLIASVDETLYFLTDHEAPRRRLISVNADAAEREGWGEVIAESEDVIESASLFGEVFYVSSLKDARSLITRHNIDGSLIDEFELPGLGSVGGFNGYQDATETFFSFTNYVTPGAIYRVDLTSPSPAKADAKLWRQSELDLDLSQFVTEQVFCTSKDGTKVPIIITRHKDTKLDGSNQTLLYAYGGFNISLTPSFSPANAAWVDAGGIYAVANLRGGGEYGRQWHEAGMRLNKQNVFDDFISAAEFLISSGYTSNSRLGIRGGSNGGLLVGAVMTQRPDLFGACLPAVGVMDMLRFQKFTIGWAWVGEYGSSDEEDQIKNLMSYSPLHNVKEGTCYPATLVTTADRDDRVVPGHSFKFAAALQKAQSCDNPTLIRIETRAGHGAGTPVSKRIEEYTDLWTFLKANLQ; translated from the coding sequence ATGAAGTATTTACCAACTGTTCCTCTCGCCTGTTTACTCGCTTTCGGTTTGACATCCCCCGTGCCCGCGCAAAACGCAAATAACAAATTGGTCTATCCAAGTACAAATACGGTCGATGTTTCGGATACCTATCACGGGATCAGTGTTGCCGACCCGTATCGATGGTTGGAAGACACCGAAAGCGATCAGACACGTCAGTGGATCGAGGCGGAAAACAAAGTGACGCAGGACTATCTGCAAGCTTTGCCCGGTCGCGAAGATATGCGGGAGCGTTTGGAAAAGCTTTGGAACTATGAGCGTTACGGAATCCCGACGCGTCGCGGCGACCGTTATTTCTATTCGCATAACGACGGACTGCAGAACCAAAGCGTGTTCTACACCGCCGATGCACTCGATGCCCCTCGTAAGGTATTGATCGATCCCAACAACCTTAGCGATGACGGAACGGTCGCGCTGGCGTCAACGGCGATTACCAAGGATGGGACTTTGGTCGCCTACGGGTTGGCCGATGGCGGCAGTGATTGGCGAACCTGGAAAGTCCGTGACGTTGCGACCGGCAAAGACCTTGAGGACGAAGTTCGTTGGGTGAAGTTCAGCGGCGTCGCTTGGCTACCGGACAACAGCGGTTTTTTCTACTCCCGCTACGACGCACCGGTCGAAGGTTCCGAACTGCTGAGCACGAACGAAAACCAAAAGATGTATTTCCATCGCTTGGGAACTTCGCAAGACGATGACCAATTGATCCTTTCACGACCCGATCATCCGAAATGGGGATTTTCACCGGTCGTGACTGAAGATGGCCGTTACCTCGTCATTCACAACTGGAAAGGTAGCGAGCCAAAGTCTCAAGTGTTTATCAAACGGTTGGATCAAGAAGACAGCGAAGTCAAACCGTTGATCACCGGATTCGATGCCGAATACAACTTGATCGCTTCAGTCGATGAAACACTGTATTTCCTGACAGATCATGAAGCACCACGCCGCCGATTGATCTCGGTCAATGCAGACGCTGCCGAACGAGAAGGCTGGGGCGAAGTCATCGCCGAAAGCGAAGATGTCATCGAATCGGCAAGTTTATTTGGCGAGGTGTTCTACGTCAGCTCGCTAAAGGACGCGCGCAGCTTGATCACTCGTCATAACATCGACGGTTCCCTGATCGATGAATTTGAATTGCCAGGCCTCGGTAGCGTCGGCGGATTTAACGGCTACCAAGACGCGACGGAAACCTTCTTTTCGTTCACAAACTATGTCACACCCGGTGCAATTTATCGCGTCGATTTGACAAGCCCTTCACCGGCAAAGGCTGACGCAAAACTTTGGCGACAAAGTGAACTCGATCTCGATCTCAGTCAGTTCGTGACCGAGCAGGTCTTTTGCACCAGCAAAGACGGAACCAAGGTGCCGATCATCATCACCCGTCACAAAGACACCAAGCTGGACGGTAGCAACCAAACATTGCTGTATGCGTACGGTGGTTTCAATATCTCGCTAACACCATCGTTTTCACCCGCCAACGCGGCCTGGGTTGATGCCGGTGGAATCTATGCCGTAGCGAACCTTCGCGGTGGTGGCGAATACGGTCGCCAGTGGCACGAAGCTGGAATGCGTTTGAATAAGCAAAACGTGTTCGATGATTTCATTTCGGCCGCAGAGTTTCTGATTTCCTCCGGCTACACCTCAAACAGTCGTTTAGGAATTCGTGGCGGCAGCAATGGCGGGCTGTTGGTCGGTGCCGTCATGACCCAGCGTCCCGATCTGTTCGGCGCGTGCTTACCAGCGGTAGGTGTCATGGACATGTTGCGATTCCAAAAATTCACCATCGGCTGGGCATGGGTCGGTGAATATGGCAGCAGCGATGAGGAAGACCAAATCAAGAACCTGATGTCGTACTCACCGCTGCACAACGTCAAAGAAGGCACCTGCTATCCGGCGACGCTTGTGACCACGGCCGATCGAGATGACCGGGTTGTTCCCGGGCACAGCTTCAAATTCGCTGCCGCACTTCAAAAAGCCCAAAGCTGTGACAATCCGACTCTGATTCGTATCGAGACACGAGCCGGTCATGGCGCGGGAACTCCGGTGAGCAAACGGATCGAAGAGTACACCGACCTTTGGACGTTCCTGAAGGCGAATCTTCAATAG
- a CDS encoding DUF6655 family protein — MFHAFRSDQIPTTPCLATLCFLMLAIGGCGTTREHRATEQLVVSDAVDRSIQDLDFRPLSGRKVYLDTSYLRTVKGEGYANAEYVISCLRQQILAAGCLIQDASGEADLIIEARVGALGTDDHLVTYGIPENNAFNSAAQAIPNAPIIPTLPEISVARRESREAAAKIAAFAYDRETRQPIWQSGVRQSVATAKNTWVMGIGPFQGGTIRDKTKLVGSHFRFGRRSDNGSTSQEFDRPSVDFTAETRFNQGWPEFGEFGPAPDLLASEPKEKELPEAPAVDPPPAAESVAEKPDQGKPKKR; from the coding sequence ATGTTTCACGCTTTCCGTTCTGACCAAATTCCGACGACGCCGTGTCTTGCGACACTGTGTTTTTTGATGCTGGCGATCGGCGGATGTGGAACGACTCGTGAACATCGCGCGACCGAACAATTGGTTGTCAGTGACGCGGTTGATCGCAGTATCCAAGACTTGGACTTTCGACCGCTTTCGGGACGCAAGGTTTACCTGGATACCAGCTACCTGCGAACGGTCAAAGGCGAAGGCTATGCGAATGCTGAGTACGTAATCAGTTGCCTTCGACAACAAATCCTTGCTGCTGGTTGTTTGATCCAAGATGCCTCTGGCGAAGCAGACCTGATCATCGAAGCACGTGTCGGTGCCTTGGGAACTGACGACCACTTGGTGACCTACGGGATCCCTGAAAACAACGCGTTCAACTCGGCTGCCCAAGCAATCCCGAACGCCCCCATTATCCCAACACTGCCTGAGATCTCTGTCGCCCGGCGCGAGTCTCGTGAGGCGGCCGCCAAGATTGCTGCGTTTGCGTACGATCGCGAAACAAGACAACCGATCTGGCAGTCTGGCGTCCGTCAATCGGTCGCCACTGCGAAGAATACTTGGGTGATGGGCATCGGTCCTTTCCAGGGTGGAACGATTCGCGACAAAACCAAACTGGTCGGCAGCCATTTCCGGTTCGGTCGTCGTAGCGATAACGGCAGCACTTCACAGGAATTTGATCGACCCTCGGTGGACTTCACCGCTGAAACTCGATTCAACCAAGGTTGGCCAGAATTTGGTGAGTTCGGTCCGGCGCCCGACCTTCTGGCTTCGGAGCCGAAAGAAAAGGAGCTTCCTGAGGCACCCGCAGTGGATCCACCGCCTGCTGCCGAATCCGTTGCTGAAAAACCGGATCAAGGAAAACCGAAGAAACGCTAG